A region of the Chlamydia buteonis genome:
GAATCGGCAACTGAAGCATCTTCAACAACAGACGCTGAGGTTAGTGTTCCTGATTGCTGCCAGATGGCTATCTTGCGTTCGATGTCGGATGCCTGTCTAAGCTTATTAAACCAATCAGGTTCGGTATTTTCGCAATTTTCCCCTCAAAACAAACCTGCACCTTTAGAAACTCTAATGGCAAAAAATGGTGTGTTGATGAAGTCTTCATCTCTACCAAATCTATCGTCACAAGAATCACTGGATACATTTTCTTCAACTGAGAGAAACCCCTCTTTACAACAAGCTAGCCTGTATTCTAGTTTTACCTCAGCAAAAGAAGAAAAAACTCAATCGAGCTCAGTATTTTTTTCTTGCCCAGCTCCTAAAGATGCAAGTCTGATAGCAAAAACAACAATATTACTCTTAAACCTGCCAGAATCTAAAGAAGATGGAGGTATTCGAGATAAGTCTTCTCTTAATCTGTGTTCAACAAAAGTTAAAGTTCACACCTACGACAAGGAAACAATAAAATCACATAGCTCTAAAAACTCTACTAAAACTTCAGAAGAATCTGCAAAATCCTCACCTTCTTTGCCAAAACCTTCTACGTCTTCTCTCAGTCCTCTGGCTCTATTCAGCCATGTACAAAAAGAAATTACGGAAACACGTCTCGATACCAAATCTCAAGAAAAAGAAGAAAGCCAGGGAGAAAAAGGACAACAAGAACATCAAGAGCAAGAGCAACATCATCATAAACAGAAAAAAGACTTTGCTATTGAAGAGCTTCCTAATCAAATGTCTCTTCATTATACGCAATCTTGCAGTTTACCTAATGAGATTGTTGAATTCGCCCTTACAGAAGCTCAGCTAAGCTCATTGATGCATATGCGGGTATCGAATCTAGATATTCTCAGAATCTGTGCAGAAATTATGAAGCTTATGTTGAACAGCAGAGAACAGGAAAATCTCGCCCGTTTAGAAGCTAGAAAACATCTTTTAGAAAAAGCCAAAGAACTTATTGAAAGTTATGAAAGTCAAGCTAAGATTTCTCAATGGTTAGGAATTGCTACAGCAACTTTAGGAATTATAGGTGCTGCTGCTCCTATCATCGGAGAAATCTCTGGCAAACAGATTCTTGGACTCATCCAGCGGCATACGGGATTGTGGAAAAAAGCAACAGCACATACTTTCTTCAAAGGTGCTGGCAAAATTTGTTCCTCCCTATCACAACTTACAGAAACCTCGTCTAAAATCTATGAATTAAAAGAAACGGCATCAAGAACATTCTCAGAAAACTATAAAGAGATATTCCGCATGGAACATGATGAAATCACCCGATCTATTGAAGAGGTAAAAGACCATTGGAAAAATATGGATAATTTTCTCTTGCAAATACTACAAACAGAGCATGATGCCGTTCGCAGCCTCTACCAATAGACAGCATTTATTTCCTTATATTTTTATATGCTTTCGTCTTCCCCCAAGGGAAAATGACATTGCAGCTTTTCTCAGTGAAAAACAACTGATCCCCTCCAGGTAAAGAATCCAAAGGAAAGGAAATGCTGATAACCATATTTCCAGGTTTAAGCTCTTCCAAAGCCTTTAAAACACTTTTTAATACCTTTAAAGAATATGAAGAACCATAGAAGTAAACACAAGAGGCTTGAGACAACAGTGTTTCATGGAAATGTTCTTTCAAAAATACCGCAGGTTGTACAGATAAGAGACGATGTAGATAAGAGGAAAAGTTTATAAAAGTGGGCTGATTATCCACACCGACAACCTGACATCTAAGAATATGGGAAAACCAAAAACAGACTTTTCCTAATCCACAACCTAAATCATAAACAACATCTTGAGAAGTAACCCCAAATTCCCTACTTACTTTATTCAAAGCCAACCAAGGAGTTTCTCCATATACATTCCCTTCTCTTAATAACGAAGATTGTGGAGAACGATGCAACTTTCGGTAAGGATTCTTTAATAAGGAATAAACAAACTTCACTAAATCATATAAAAGTAATTTTGGATATTGAATATAGAGCGATAAGGATAAACAAATATATTCTCTAATAGAAAACCGTATTCTATAAATCAATACCCGTAATACATATATGAATGAAGACTTCTTAAGTACGAAGCTCTTTAGGCGGTTGGAATACAACATCTTCTATAGCAAATATATCTTCTTCAACTTGTAAATCAGGTATTAATTCTTTCAATCTAGAAATACAAGATTGAACAATATGCTCAGGAGTTGATGCTCCTGCTGTTATTGCAATATCACCAGAATAATTTAAAATTTCATCAGAAATATGATCGGGACTATTCACTAGACGTGCGGGGATATTTCTTTTTTCAGCAATCTCACGTAAACGGTTAGAGTTAGAACTTTGAACATCTCCAATAACATAAACAAAATTCACCTTAGAAAGCACCGCACGTAATGCTTCTTGACGATTTTGTGTAGCATAACACACTGAAGAACTCGGTAAAGTAATAATATTAGGATAACGCACCTTCAATGCTTGGGTAATCTCCGCAACATCGTCCAAACTCAAAGTGGTTTGAGTTACAAAAAATAAAGGCACATTAACATCGAAGGGTAAGTTTTCAACATCTTCTACTTTTTCTACTACGGTGACACTCTCAGGCGCTTCACCTCGAATCCCTATGACTTCCACGTGCTTGTTCTTGCCTATCAAAATAATTTGATAACCTTTGTTCGCATAAAGCTTAACCGCAGAATGAATCTTAGTTACCAAGACACAAGTCGCGTCTATAGCAAAAAGATTCCGAGTCTTTGCCTCCTCACGAACCTCTGGCGGGATACCATGAGCAGAATAAATAACCCTTTCTCCACAAGGAACTTCCTTAAGATCTTCTACAAAAATTGCCCCGCGTCTCTTAAGATCATCAACTACATGACGGTTGTGAACAATTTCATGTTTTACATAAATAGGAGCTCCCCATTTCTCTAAAGCAGATTCCACAACTTGGATAGCACGAACTACTCCAGCGCAAAATCCCCTAGGATTACTTAAAATCACTCTACGCATACATCCTCCCAAAATGAGTGTGATGCTTAATAAAAAAACCTTTAGAAAAACATTCGCACTTGTTTCTAAAGGTTTTTTAATATAACTGAAGATTTTTTATATTGTAATACCTATTACGACTCAGTTATTTTGCCCCCACTTTCTTCCATATGAGAGGCTGTCGCATTTTCTTCTTTTTCAATAAGCTGAAGAACCGTATGTTTTACACTACTAATGTAATCCCCATATTTTCCTGTTTGCACATCAGCATCTGTAAAGCCTAAAAATATGTGAGGAGACACTCCTAAGTTCTCTATGTATGAACCATCTGATCTTACTGCTAGAGATCCTGTTAAAGAACAACTTTTAATTCCTGTTCTACTAGGAAAATCTACAGTAAAGACAAAACCCCCAGCTCCTGCTGTAGTCGTTCCTACAATGAGAGCTCTACCATTATCTTTCATAATTGCAGGCAATAAATCTCCACAGGAGAAATCCTCTTCATTGATCAATACACAAATAGGATGTGAGTAACGATGCTCAGGATGCGGGTGTACATGAGCAAATCCTAATAAAGGTATAGGAGTAGTGAGATTGATATCTCCACTTTCCCAGCACTTTAAAATAGTGTGTGAGAATTTTTGTAGATACCCCACAGCATGCATATCAATTGGATAACCTTCCATATCTTGACCAAGAGCATTTCTTGCTTGCTCATCCGTTTCAACACCCTCAAGCATCTCTAACCATTTTATTGCTGCTTGAACTTCACTTTGAGTTAGTATCATTCTATGTTTGGGTGTTTCTAAAGGCCTATCCGTTAATCTACTCAATAACCCATAAAGAT
Encoded here:
- a CDS encoding class I SAM-dependent methyltransferase gives rise to the protein MLYSNRLKSFVLKKSSFIYVLRVLIYRIRFSIREYICLSLSLYIQYPKLLLYDLVKFVYSLLKNPYRKLHRSPQSSLLREGNVYGETPWLALNKVSREFGVTSQDVVYDLGCGLGKVCFWFSHILRCQVVGVDNQPTFINFSSYLHRLLSVQPAVFLKEHFHETLLSQASCVYFYGSSYSLKVLKSVLKALEELKPGNMVISISFPLDSLPGGDQLFFTEKSCNVIFPWGKTKAYKNIRK
- the ispH gene encoding 4-hydroxy-3-methylbut-2-enyl diphosphate reductase; protein product: MRRVILSNPRGFCAGVVRAIQVVESALEKWGAPIYVKHEIVHNRHVVDDLKRRGAIFVEDLKEVPCGERVIYSAHGIPPEVREEAKTRNLFAIDATCVLVTKIHSAVKLYANKGYQIILIGKNKHVEVIGIRGEAPESVTVVEKVEDVENLPFDVNVPLFFVTQTTLSLDDVAEITQALKVRYPNIITLPSSSVCYATQNRQEALRAVLSKVNFVYVIGDVQSSNSNRLREIAEKRNIPARLVNSPDHISDEILNYSGDIAITAGASTPEHIVQSCISRLKELIPDLQVEEDIFAIEDVVFQPPKELRT